Genomic window (Vigna radiata var. radiata cultivar VC1973A unplaced genomic scaffold, Vradiata_ver6 scaffold_176, whole genome shotgun sequence):
taacaattccaattcttgaatttgtttttcttttcgtGATTGCTTATTCTGATATATTTGTTATTCTCTCTgctataaataatttgttaatcaTCTTatctgagataatattgtgagattgttgataattgtatcattgcatatctaaATTGAGTGCCATATTATCCTTGATACAATTATGTTATTGAACTGATTGTTTAATCTGTGATatgctgcattgtgcatctgatttgattttattacttatgcataatgacaaggggagtatcactatttacatattttcattcacatgcctgttttcagggggagttattttttttcacatgtgACTGAATGTGATATGGAGATCATCATTGTACTTTGAAAACTTGCATATTATGTTTGATGTATCTCTGGTTGGTTGTTTTTCAGCAAAGTATCATAAgcaaaccttttttgctaatgcacaaagggggagaaaatttaTGATCTTATAGTGCtatatgaaagggggagattaCTGATTATTTCTCATTATGTGTGATATATTTTGCTGATTGATTGTGTTACATGCAGAGTACATATCTGTTTTAACTGAGTTAATTATTGCTGCTACTCTATTTTGTATTAaagtgtgcaaacatggttggttattaatcatggttgtgcatcatcaaataagggggagattgttgagattgttgacaacacaatttctatatcaatctagttttttatgatgacaacacattgcataataacaagtacatgttgttgctgcattacatgttcttatgctgattaaactgtaatatttgttgaatatgtatatgtgtatgtactatgttacatgttcctatgttgattgattgatatatttctggaacatgtatatatgctttaatgtgttgtgtgctatgcatcatttcatatgttttactgcacatattttaaagcaagaaatcacaagcacttttacgaacttattcttgtgctacaaagttNNNNNNNNNNNNNNNNNNNNNNNNNNNNNNNNNNNNNNNNNNNNNNNNNNNNNNNNNNNNNNNNNNNNNNNNNNNNNNNNNNNNNNNNNNNNNNNNNNNNNNNNNNNNNNNNNNNNNNNNNNNNNNNNNNNNNNNNNNNNNNNNNNNNNNNNNNNNNNNNNNNNNNNNNNNNNNNNNNNNNNNNNNNNNNNNNNNNNNNNNNNNNNNNNNNNNNNNNNNNNNNNNNNNNNNNNNNNNNNNNNNNNNNNNNNNNNNNNNNNNNNNNNNNNNNNNNNNNNNNNNNNNNNNNNNNNNNNNNNNNNNNNNNNNNNNNNNNNNNNNNNNNNNNNNNNNNNNNNNNNNNNNNNNNNNNNNNNNNNNNNNNNNNNNNNNNNNNNNNNNNNNNNNNNNNNNNNNNNNNNNNNNNNNNNNNNNNNNNNNNNNNNNNNNNNNNNNNNNNNNNNNNNNNNNNNNNNNNNNNNNNNNNNNNNNNNNNNNNNNNNNNNNNNNNNNNNNNNNNNNNNNNNNNNNNNNNNNNNNNNNNNNNNNNNNNNNNNNNNNNNNNNNNNNNNNNNNNNNNNNNNNNNNNNNNNNNNNNNNNNNNNNNNNNNNNNNNNNNNNNNNNNNNNNNNNNNNNNNNNNNNNNNNNNNNNNNNNNNNNNNNNNNNNNNNNNNNNNNNNNNNNNNNNNNNNNNNNNNNNNNNNNNNNNNNNNNNNNNNNNNNNNNNNNNNNNNNNNNNNNNNNNNNNNNNNNNNNNNNNNNNNNNNNNNNNNNNNNNNNNNNNNNNNNNNNNNNNNNNNNNNNNNNNNNNNNNNNNNNNNNNNNNNNNNNNNNNNNNNNNNNNNNNNNNNNNNNNNNNNNNNNNNNNNNNNNNNNNNNNNNNNNNNNNNNNNNNNNNNNNNNNNNNNNNNNNNNNNNNNNNNNNNNNNNNNNNNNNNNNNNNNNNNNNNNNNNNNNNNNNNNNNNNNNNNNNNNNNNNNNNNNNNNNNNNNNNNNNNNNNNNNNNNNNNNNNNNNNNNNNNNNNNNNNNNNNNNNNNNNNNNNNNNNNNttattctttacgcagtcaactacgtaatttccgctgcatacatattctgattgcttacaattcaaaaaatttcaaaaagttttatactttgattgcaagattgcgaaaagaaagtgtttttgaaacaacaataattcaccccccccccctcttggtaaaataaagaagccaacctgtctTCCAACAGAACTTACCAAATTCCGGTGTCGATGTGGCGAACTCTTCTGCGTGAAGCATCGGTACTTCGATCGCCACGATTGCAGTTACGACTACAAAGTCGCCAATGAGGATGGTATCCTGTATTCAATTCAAATGATCAAGCATTGACCGTCTTATGATTTTGTgcatcttcaattttttttcctagtaTCATCATCCTGATATGGAATGATAAGTTTGGTTGAATTCTTGGAGCATCGAGATCTAAAGTTTGTATTTTTGATTTGTGTGTTTGAACCTATCAAATGCTGATGTAAGTGATGCATCTTGTTGCAATGTTTTCCTTTACAAATAATTGATCTGAGAGTTAACTTGAGACTTTGGTTGACTTTGATTAGTTGTGTCACTGGGTTGAAATTGGATCTTGATGAAGCTAACTTATGTGAAAATTTGGCATCTGTAATTTAGATATGTGCAACTACCTTAGTTAAAAGAAAGTCTGAAAGTGGAGAAATTGATAGCAAAGAGAGTAATCATAGCAAAAGACTGTTCTCCTCAGTCAAAATGAATGTAAAGGTATGCCTGAATGAATTCAAAACAATTGAGAGAGACTTGGAACCGAACAATAAGTGTTTTAAATTGCTTTATTTGAGGGTTGAAATATAAAGTGCGTAAGTTTTACAGATCATAGAGATAATGATTGAAGTCTGGCATCCATAGCAACTACCATTGCCTCTAAAAAGAGCAAGACAAAACccaaatgaaatcaaaaatGTCGCCCAATGCGGTAGACATATACATTCTCTAATTCAAGCATCTAATACGCGGAAAGGttaaaaattgaacaaaagGAGTATCCAAATTAACGGAGGGTCATGCCgcagaataaaaaaattgtcttcttTTTTCATAACTGAGAAAAAGGAGTATCCAAATTCCAAGGAAGTTACTACTGGTGCAGCACTTAACGTAAGgtcatgaaaattaaaatcatcatatatcactacaagaaaaatcgttATTATCTAtcgccaaaatccgtatataaccccaaaaatccgtatataaaatagtattatatacagattatatatggacaaaaatccgtatataaaattatcgtagctaatattatatacggatttttccgtatataattacattcagaaaatccgtatgtaattatatacggaaaaatccgtatataaaattcgtatgtaattatatatgaaaaaatccgtatataaaatccgtatgtaattatatacggacaaatccgtatataaagtccatatataatttacatacggaaaaatccgtatgtaacattgtttataaaaaaagttgtattcAACACCTGCACGTACATTAATTACAAACTTGTAATATACATACAACCAACCACCACAATAACTTTTGTTTAACACCATATGAAGCatttcacattaaaaataattatatattatttaaaaatcattatcaaataaGTTTACAAGATGCCTAATATCATAAATTGATTGTACTGTTTCTAAGACNtcaaataatataaattctacAACATAGAATGACAAGTCTATAGTTTCCTAATAATCACCATCTTGGAGTTGATCTTGTCATTGCACTCCATCACCGTGATAGCAACTTCACAACATATTgctttttctcttctccttattacactacaagaaaaatcacagttataaaaacaaaatgtcTAGCTATCACCATGTCAATAGTTGTCAAAGCAGCAATCTGCAACTGCTCCAATACTAGCATTAAAGCAACAAAAGCAATTGCCTCAACCTGTAGtaataaggaaaaaaagaaatacaattaatagttttaaaaaNTTAATTGAAAGATTCTACACTTAActcattaaattaatataaatttattatgtcACTTTTTGTATGAGTTTAtacatcaatttataattttacaaaacttaaCTCTTTACTAATGCATTAACTTGCCAAATAGGTNTATATgtaagttgatttttatttgcgaggaagacttttttttcttattttcttttcttgagagtttttataaaattttatgaaaaggaaTTCAACTAATTAANNNNNNNNNNNNNNNNNNNNNNNNNNNNNNNNNNNNNNNNNNNNNNNNNNNNNNNNNNNNNNNNNNNNNNNNNNNNNNNNNNNNNNNNNNNNNNNNNNNNNNNNNNNNNNNNNNNNNNNNNNNNNNNNNNNNNNNNNNNNNNNNNNNNNNNNNNNNNNNNNNNNNNNNNNNNNNNNNNNNNNNNNNNNNNNNNNNNNNNNNNNNNNNNNNNNNNNNNNNNNNNNNNNNNNNNNNNNNNNNNNNNNNNNNNNNNNNNNNNNNNNNNNNNNNNNNNNNNNNNNNNNNNNNNNNNNNNNNNNNNNNNNNNNNNNNNNNNNNNNNNNNNNNNNNNNNNNNNNNNNNNNNNNNNNNNNNNNNNNNNNNNNNNNNNNNNNNNNNNNNNNNNNNNNNNNNNNNNNNNNNNNNNNNNNNNNNNNNNNNNNNNNNNNNNNNNNNNNNNNNNNNNNNNNNNNNNNNNNNNNNNNNNNNNNNNNNNNNNNNNNNNNNNNNNNNNNNNNNNNNNNNNNNNNNNNNNNNNNNNNNNNNNNNNNNNNNNNNNNNNNNNNNNNNNNNNNNNNNNNNNNNNNNNNNNNNNNNNNNNNNNNNNNNNNNNNNNNNNNNNNNNNNNNNNNNNNNNNNNNNNNNNNNNNNNNNNNNNNNNNNNNNNNNNNNNNNNNNNNNNNNNNNNNNNNNNNNNNNNNNNNNNNNNNNNNNNNNNNNNNNNNNNNNNNNNNNNNNNNNNNNNNNNNNNNNNNNNNNNNNNNNNNNNNNNNNNNNNNNNNNNNNNNNNNNNNNNNNNNNNNNNNNNNNNNNNNNNNNNNNNNNNNNNNNNNNNNNNNNNNNNNNNNNNNNNNNNNNNNNNNNNNNNNNNNNNNNNNNNNNNNNNNNNNNNNNNNNNNNNNNNNNNNNNNNNNNNNNNNNNNNNNNNNNNNNNNNNNNNNNNNNNNNNNNNNNNNNNNNNNNNNNNNNNNNNNNNNNNNNNNNNNNNNNNNNNNNNNNNNNNNNNNNNNNNNNNNNNNNNNNNNNNNNNNNNNNNNNNNNNNNNNNNNNNNNNNNNNNNNNNNNNNNNNNNNNNNNNNNNNNNNNNNNNNNNNNNNNNNNNNNNNNNNNNNNNNNNNNNNNNNNNNNNNNNNNNNNNNNNNNNNNNNNNNNNNNNNNNNNNNNNNNNNNNNNNNNNNNNNNNNNNNNNNNNNNNNNNNNNNNNNNNNNNNNNNNNNNNNNNNNNNNNNNNNNNNNNNNNNNNNNNNNNNNNNNNNNNNNNNNNNNNNNNNNNNNNNNNNNNNNNNNNNNNNNNNNNNNNNNNNNNNNNNNNNNNNNNNNNNNNNNNNNNNNNNNNNNNNNNNNNNNNNNNNNNNNNNNNNNNNNNNNNNNNNNNNNNNNNNNNNNNNNNNNNNNNNNNNNNNNNNNNNNNNNNNNNNNNNNNNNNNNNNNNNNNNNNNNNNNNNNNNNNNNNNNNNNNNNNNNNNNNNNNNNNNNNNNNNNNNNNNNNNNNNNNNNNNNNNNNNNNNNNNNNNNNNNNNNNNNNNNNNNNNNNNNNNNNNNNNNNNNNNNNNNNNNNNNNNNNNNNNNNNNNNNNNNNNNNNNNNNNNNNNNNNNNNNNNNNNNNNNNNNNNNNNNNNNNNNNNNNNNNNNNNNNNNNNNNNNNNNNNNNNNNNNNNNNNNNNNNNNNNNNNNNNNNNNNNNNNNNNNNNNNNNNNNNNNNNNNNNNNNNNNNNNNNNNNNNNNNNNNNNNNNNNNNNNNNNNNNNNNNNNNNNNNNNNNNNNNNNNNNNNNNNNNNNNNNNNNNNNNNNNNNNNNNNNNNNNNNNNNNNNNNNNNNNNNNNNNNNNNNNNNNNNNNNNNNNNNNNNNNNNNNNNNNNNNNNNNNNNNNNNNNNNNNNNNNNNNNNNNNNNNNNNNNNNNNNNNNNNNNNNNNNNNNNNNNNNNNNNNNNNNNNNNNNNNNNNNNNNNNNNNNNNNNNNNNNNNNCATTCACACGTTCATACatccaaatataattaattttgcaacAATCCagttaatacttttaatataatatactaataatcccaaaggaaaaagtttattacaaactatctataatataatatatatatatatatatatatatatatatatatatatatatatatatataacaatatatcaATTATGACTAACATcctatacaataaatatatgtgCCCTGCATCCAAactatacaaatatatatttgaatcaaaacaacaaataattttcTGGAGGATTTTATATCCAAACAGCAAATAATTTCCTGCAACATTTTATCAAAACAGCAAAAAAATTTCAGCAGCATTTTTAtacctaaacaacaaataattttcTGCATCATTTGAATCAAAACTGCAACAGTTTCAgtagatttttattttgaaacaacaATAGTTTATGCAGAATTCtaagagatgaataaaatagaattaaggGGAAAAACAGAAGTtgtacaaatataatattttacaatatacaAACATGGTAGAAGGCAAGGCACTCAAGCACAAACTTATCCATTGAGTCCAATTCCAAATCCAGAGTAGCATCATAATCCTTGACCTGAGATCATAAATGAAGTTGCTGAGTGACAAATGTGAATCAGTATTTCTCCCAAAAAGTTAAGAGTAAAAATTTACTGCCTATTTGTATTGTCCAAGAGCATGGTAGCATGAAGCTCGAAAATATAAGCACTCAAAATTGAGGCAATCAACGCTCAAACCCATTGACAAATCATTGATCGCCTTCCTGTCACAATCAAACCCAATTTAAGTCAAAAACAAGATAAAGTGGATGATGAAACTTGTAGGGTCATAATTTAATTGATGGCATGCTTTTAGGTTATACAAATGTGATCTTCTTATCAATGTTATCTTTTAGTATCTTTTAGTTATagattttatgtattttttagtAGTTTAGTTCTTCCTATCAGATTTCATCTATTTTCAACTTCTACCACCATCTTTTCAATAACTACCTGTAGGTCTGCCACTATATCTCAAAGTGTTACTTTAATTCATGGCCCCAATCATAATTATCTCAATTAAATAGTCAATCTCAAATTAAATAGCAGTTAAGGTTGTTTACATACCTATGTTGTCCCATTGCATGGAACAAGAGGTCATGCAAATGATGAGCTCTGGAAAACCTAACATACAACACAAGTAATCAGCTGCAGATAAAGAGCAAATAGGCATAAAGTTCTTCAAACTTTATAAACCAGTTACCAGCTAAAATGCCTATGATGCCAATGATACCATTTCATTAACAACAATTACCTTCCATCAATTTGCAACATCTGACTTAGACATTCTTGAGCTTTTTGGCTTCGATATATCTGGATAGAACTTCCAAAAACCTCATGTTCAGAATAAATCTAGCagtcaaaataatttaaaataaaagcttttCCTATAACATAAAATGAAAGGCCAAAATTTGTGTCCCATacttaatagataattttataaatcacaCATTGATAGATCCTGATCAACTATCAAAATCACACATTCACAACAGGGTGAGTAACAAAGTCATCAAACTAGATCTTGGGAAAGTTCCCATCACCTTCTCCTCAATAGATGCGACTCCAATTGTCTCCAACAAACTAGATCTTCCTCATTACTTACACATCCACCTTAGTGCTCTAAACTCAActactttctcttttcttgataagtttctaatgatctatttatTCTCAATAATATGCATGAGCCTCTGTTGGTCTTCTCACTAGACAAAACAACTTGGTAAGTTTCCATCATCCTTTTCCACCTCAGGGCTATAAACCCATTTACTACCTGGTTAATGGTCATTTGAAGATGACATGGTTAGAGCTTAAGTCTTCCCAAAAATACGACTAAGTTAAAAATGTAAAGAGTATCTTGTTTCCAAAATCTAAGCATACCTACGTCCCGCAATACTGAACAACACCTTAGAAGACTTTAACTTAGACagataaaaggaaagaaaaataaaaacaaaaaacagagcTTGAAGTAACTATAACATACGCGATGATAATGACCGATTATGATCATTTCTTGTGGCTTCTGCGAATGCCTGGAAGCGGCTTCGACGATTCGTTGGCGATTATGACGTGACGGATGACGACCTTATTCTCCTCAAAGGGGATCTTAGGGTGATGCGCCTCGTGATGAATTTGCATCGATTTCATGTCAGGAATCGTATTTCAAGTGCCTGCCTTTCTCCACACCAGACTGGTCCGCCAAGCTCGCCTTATCGTCGTCGCAGTTGGTAGTGGTGGCGTCGATCTTCGCGTTATCTCCTTAGCCGCGTGCTTCTTGGGTTTCGCCTTCCCGGTCATCACGTCGAGGTGTGGCTTTTCATATCAGATTTTTTAATCTTGTTTTTATATtggaaataaaatgtataaattgaaaagataaaatgtaGGTACTATTTAACATATGCAAAATTTTGTACCATAAAATTTGGAACAGGACGAAGATAATTTGGAGATTGAATTGATCTTTGTTTTGATTGTGTTTCTTcctatattttattcttttcctttttggcTTACATTCTGTAATACcttcaaatgtattttattgattgaaaataaCTTGTAGAATTCTATAACAAACAGATGGCTCAATAAGCAAGAGTCCAATCATTATGCAGGCATAAATAGtaacaatactttttaattgaaaatttgtaTAGGCTTAGCTACATTATCTACACCATGTTAAAATCTTGGAAATGAtgcattttaataatgtttacaTCTAAGCAAGTTTTAATACACACATGTCTTCAAACCTCAAAGAGAAGGCTTAATACACACACAATAGACAAACCTCTCCCAATCGTCAAAACGCACCATATATGCCTCCTACTATTGTAGAGAAGATAGCATACCAAATCTGTGTATCCATAAAGTAGACCTGCAAAGGGAACCTCGTTACTGTTGAAAACTTAGAACAAAGAAATCATGCAATTAGTGAGACACATGACAGCAAGATAGAAACATACGAGTATGATAGGGGACCATATAGCAATCACTACTCCCATATTGTTTTTGGTTGCATGTGGTAGAATATGATATTAAGAACAAACATTATAtaaactacaattttttttcattaattccaagTTTTACCGTGAGGGAAGAACTCATGCCATCTGTAATTTGATACATGAGCATTCATGTTGGCTCTTGTTGGAGCCACAAGAGGCATTATCTGCAGTTTTGAAGAAATTTAAGATAATGAATTTAAGGTCAATATAAGATGGTACAGAAAAGTCTGCACCTTTGATAAAAATTGCTTAGATAATTTACAGTAATCATACTATATGAAATTGTTGATTCCTATGCATAAAAGCACATACtaaatattgatataaaaattttacttGGACACAAGGTTaagttatttaaaagaaatacaatttttttatgggAATGAGCTATAACAGGGTGCTTGGAAATGCAGGATACTGGCAGgtgtaaatttaaattaaaaaaaaaacaaaaatattgctTCCAATTATTAGGGCACAGTTTTCAAAGATTTAGTTTAGTGGTTAATTAAGGTCTAGGATTTAATACAATGAACCAAACATAATCTACAGAAGAATGGCACAGACATAGCAAAGATCTGAGCTATGATTATTAAATAGCAGCAGTGTTCCATTTTGGAGGTTTTGGTTGGAACAACAATGACAAAATCTTTGAGAAGAGATTTGTGTGATAAGTGCATAATATGATATTGATAAGTGCACCAACCACCATTTCTACACCTCAGTAACACATCACACTCACTTCAACTTACTATATGTAATTGAATGACTCAAATTTATATTCTTCTCAGTTCCACACAACTACATGTTCTTAGTTCATACAACCTTTTTTCACAAACAGATAGATAAACAATTCGAAGTAACACATCATATCTTTCACTCATAACTCAGATCAGAATCAACGTACACAAATTCTAGCTGGCCACCATCCACAAGCTTTGTCACTTGCGCCTGTGTTTCTAGAGTTTGTTCCACCCACCATCTATGGAAAAATGCCTGTCATTCACATGGAATTGAGTTTATTCTTTCAATTCAATAAGAAAAGAGTTCCATGTAATATATAGtgattttgacatcattttaacATGGTTTTATGTAATTTTGTCAGTAAAAGGTACAAAATCTCCAAAAACTGAACTGAAACTTATAGTAGACACCAAACTCCAATATTTTACCATCTCAGCTAATACAAACTTCCTGTTTTGGTCACGCTGCAGGGACATAACCACCGAATCCAGCACATTCTCCACACATGCCCCCTGAAAATAAattaaccataaaaaaacatacacaCATAATTTCAACAAAAAGCAACacacataattgattatatgaCTCCAACCTGAATTGTATGGTGTGACCCAACATAGTATTGATCAACGGTCTTGAGCCAGCCAACATCATCATGGGAATGAGCAACGAGATGAACATTCAATTTGCCTGGCGCAATACTTGCTCCAGTGTTGTATTTGACACAGAATACCAAGCCACATGAATAAAGCAGGAGAATAACACAGAAACACTCTGAAACTATAGTCATTCTCTCTGACATTTTTCACCTCTGAAATTGATAGGCTTGAGAAGGTTTCGATTGTGAAGTGCATGAATTTTCAAACTTCACACTTCAATGAATAAGTAGAGACTGCAAATAAAAAGATAGTACacatatcattatatataagcACAAATACACAAGCCATATATGCCTCTGTTTACCGGAGACCACCATATCATGAGCTTCGATGGTGTCGTAACAGGCGAAGACGAAGAGGAGATCGCGAATCTGAATGGCGGCTTCGTCAAGGCGAGGAACGGGACACGGAGTAAGCGACGACGAGGAACCTTCCAAAAGTGCGCATCCTTTTTTCCCTCTCCGCTTTATTCACACTGGGAGTTCGTTTCAgcttcttcaattcttcaagcACGGCCTCCCGAACTTGGTCAATGTTGTTCAAAAGCTTCTTTTGCGGTGTAAAATCTAGTCGGCAAAGCGGAAGACGGTGAAATCAAAGGCGAACCCTAGATTCGAACTAGATTCGAAGGTTTGTTCGGAGGAGATTCTAGGGTTCGAGGTAAGAAGAGATTTAATCGGTGAAAAAGGTTGGGTGTTTGAGGCTATGCTCGAGACAACGAAGAAAATGTAGGTTTTGGCGAAGAAGAACTAGCGAACCCGAAATCTCAAGCTTCGAAGAAATCAAAAGACGAGGGAGTATATTGTTCAAAGAAGAAGAGCGGAACGGGAGTAGGAGGAACTTGATATCACAAGTTTCATATTATAACGTATATataaaactacgttataatatctattaaattatttataagtttgccaccatgttttatattataactgatataaaaaactacgttataatatgttttaaccTTATTTACTAGTTTGTCACTgcgtttcatattataactgatttacaaaaatacgttataatatgtctttATTATAACGAATAATTtctgtacgttataatatacgtcgttatagaaaagtatttttctactagtgcttctaagaactttcctctgacaaacagtgttctattaagctttctcagttcaaaacgTTGCTTTTGAAGATtacaaaaaccaattatatagccaagtacactgaatgccaaaggttagctcccaactgccattaataatctattattataagtgataatcgattattcaagtccgttacagagttttcaaaaagtgatattcgattatatgaagtgataatcgattattcaagtatgaattgtgataatcgattattgcttcatgataatcgattattctagtacaaaatgcaagtgataatcgattatagcttgtccataatcgattattctagtaaaaattacaaggtgtaatattttcctactaaattcaaaatctacaagttgctttttaaataaatctaatgttctcttcaaataatacttcttgcagcatcatcaaaacaattcttcaggttttagCAGTACTCCTTATtgctaacaatctcccccttttttatgatgataaaaaactcacttttaaaagcaactctggtttacctgcaacacatacaagctaatagacaaccacagagttagcagtacctgtacaattgtaaaatatttctccccttaattctccccttatatttcttctccccctttttgatcataagttaaaagaataatgtaaaaatctcccccttaatatgagctccccctcaattatataatatatgcataaaactgacataaaagctcattatattaagaacagaaaggaattacatgaaattcataaaaatcaatactaaataacacaaagaaaataacacaacaaacaatcttagtggcctaaaacctagaattcaggactaggggatctttcagtaggtgcGATATTGAGATGACCCTCAATGTTAGAGAGGCGAACGTCAAGCTCAAGGAATTTatcaaccatgtattcatcaagagattgctgccactcataaacttcatcaaaatgtgtcttctgtgctagactcatatcctccaattgcttagataacct
Coding sequences:
- the LOC106780232 gene encoding alpha-mannosidase-like, giving the protein MSERMTIVSECFCVILLLYSCGLVFCVKYNTGASIAPGKLNVHLVAHSHDDVGWLKTVDQYYVGSHHTIQGACVENVLDSVVMSLQRDQNRKFVLAEMAFFHRWWVEQTLETQAQVTKLVDGGQLEFVSTLWIHRFGMLSSLQ